A genomic segment from Deltaproteobacteria bacterium encodes:
- the rpmE gene encoding 50S ribosomal protein L31 — protein MKENIHPKYIPSTVKCACGNTFQTVSAVEEIKVAICSNCHPFFTGKQKLIDTAGRIEKFQKKYT, from the coding sequence ATGAAAGAGAACATCCACCCCAAGTACATCCCGTCGACGGTGAAGTGCGCGTGCGGGAACACCTTCCAGACGGTTTCCGCCGTCGAGGAGATCAAGGTGGCCATCTGCTCGAACTGCCACCCGTTCTTCACCGGCAAGCAGAAGCTGATCGACACGGCGGGCCGGATCGAGAAGTTCCAGAAGAAGTACACCAA